One window of the Haemorhous mexicanus isolate bHaeMex1 chromosome 15, bHaeMex1.pri, whole genome shotgun sequence genome contains the following:
- the GRK6 gene encoding G protein-coupled receptor kinase 6 isoform X2 — MELENIVANTVLLKAREGGGGNRKGKSKKWRQMLQFPHISLCEDLRQTLERDYHSLCEKQPIGHMLFRQFCETRPELSRCVKFLDAVAGYEVAPDEKRKECGQHLIEKYLKPNSEDHVPEVPSQLVDACCERLEQEPSKELFKECTKLIHDYLSVAPFADYLDSLYFNRFLQWKWLERQPVTKNTFRQYRVLGKGGFGEVCACQVRATGKMYACKKLEKKRIKKRKGEAMALNEKQILEKVNSRFVVSLAYAYETKDALCLVLTLMNGGDLKFHIYHMGEAGFEEPRAAFYAAEICCGLEDLHQERIVYRDLKPENILLDDHGHIRISDLGLAVHVPEGQTIKGRVGTVGYMAPEVVKNERYTFSPDWWALGCLVYEMIEGQSPFQQRKKKIKREEVERLVKEVQEEYSEKFSPCARSLCTMLLCKDPLERLGCRGAGAKEVKEHPLFKHLNFRRLEAGMLDPPFKPDPQAIYCKDVLDIEQFSTVKGVELEPTDNDFYQKFATGSVPIPWQNEMIETECFKELNVFSTDGTVPPDLDWKGQPSPQPKKGLLQRLFSRQR, encoded by the exons GTGGTGGAGGAAACCGGAAAGGCAAGAGCAAGAAATGGCGCCAGATGCTGCAGTTCCCCCACATCAGCCTCTGCGAGGACCTTCGGCAAACCCTGG AGCGGGACTACCACAGCCTGTGCGAGAAGCAGCCCATCGGGCACATGCTGTTCCGGCAGTTCTGCGAGACGCGCCCCGAGCTCTCACGCTGCGTCAAGTTCCTGGATGCTGTG GCAGGGTACGAAGTGGCTCCAGATGAGAAGAGGAAGGAATGTGGGCAGCACCTGATTGAAAAGTACTTGAAGCCAAAC AGTGAGGACCACGTGCCTGAAGTTCCCTCACAACTGGTGGATGCCTGTTgtgagaggctggagcaggaacCTTCCAAGGAGCTCTTCAAGGAATGCACTAA GCTTATCCACGACTACCTGAGCGTGGCTCCCTTTGCCGACTACCTCGACAGCTTGTACTTCAACCGCTTCCTGCAGTGGAAATGGCTGGAACG GCAGCCAGTGACCAAAAACACTTTCCGCCAGTACCGTGTGCTGGGTAAGGGCGGTTTTGGAGAG GTGTGTGCCTGCCAAGTGCGTGCCACAGGGAAGATGTATGCCTGCAAGAAACTGGAGAAGAAACGGATCAAAAAGAGGAAGGGAGAAGCCATGGCCCTAAATGAAAAACAGATCCTGGAAAAAGTGAACAGTAGGTTTGTA GTGAGCTTAGCCTATGCATATGAAACTAAAGATGCTCTCTGCCTAGTGCTGACCCTCATGAATGGAGGGGACCTCAAGTTCCATATCTACCACATGGGAGAGGCTGGTTTTGAGGAGCCCCGGGCAGCTTTCTATGCTGCTGAGATCTGCTGTGGCCTGGAGGACTTGCACCAGGAGAGGATTGTGTACAG GGACCTGAAGCCAGAGAACATATTACTGGATGACCATG GTCACATCCGTATCTCAGACCTGGGACTGGCTGTGCATGTGCCAGAGGGCCAAACAATCAAGGGCCGGGTGGGGACCGTTGGCTACATGG CTCCGGAGGTGGTGAAGAATGAGCGCTACACGTTCAGCCCGGACTGgtgggctctgggctgcctggTGTACGAGATGATCGAGGGCCAGTCCCCCTTCCAGCAGCGCAAGAAGAAGATCAAGAGGGAGGAGGTGGAGCGCTTGGTGAAGGAAGTGCAGGAGGAGTACTCGGAGAAGTTCTCGCCCTGCGCCCGCTCCCTCTGCACCATG ctcctgtgcaAAGACCCCTTGGAGCGCCTGGGGTGCCGAGGAGCTGGGGCCAAGGAAGTGAAGGAACACCCTCTCTTCAAGCACCTCAACTTCAGGAGGCTGGAAGCAGGAATGCTGGACCCTCCCTTCAAGCCAGAT CCCCAGGCCATCTACTGCAAGGATGTGCTGGACATTGAGCAGTTCTCCACGGTGAAAGGGGTGGAGCTGGAGCCCACAGACAACGACTTTTACCAGAAGTTTGCTACAGGAAGTGTGCCAATTCCTTGGCAGAACGAG aTGATCGAGACAGAGTGTTTTAAGGAGCTGAATGTCTTTAGCACAGATGGCACAGTGCCCCCAGACCTGGACTGGAAAGGGcagccttctccacagcccaAAAAAGGGTTACTCCAGCGCTTGTTCAGCAGACAG agGTGA
- the DBN1 gene encoding drebrin, whose translation MAGVGFAAHRLELLASYQDVIGEDSPTDWALYTYEDGSDDLKLAASGGGGLLELSGHFEIQKVMYGFCSVKDPQAVLPKYVLVNWVGEDVPDARKCACASHVAKIAEFFQGVDVIVNASSVEDIDPGAIGQRLSNGLARVSSPVLHRLRLREDENAEPVGTTYQKTDATVEMKRLNREQFWEQAKKEEELRKEEERKKALDARLRFEQERMEQERLEQEERERRYREREEQIEEHRRKQQSLEAEEARQRLKEQSIFGDQQEEDDRQQFRKSESEVEEAAAIIAQRPDNPRDFFKQQERVASGSSDAVSPGSHRTGSQSDAFRKASAAGCSPCEPSPAATPPGDPGTRAPAEQTPATPKESPSPSAQEPGPATPEQHWPFPGPEDKAIEPPGDEPSPRPVWTEGGDALGDLVTLEPTEPSLPPVADEPQTGEAPNPESLIDLWQSDGVTPPAAWPLPAAPVPETPPAMLPEEGALLSLDELPEPPATFCDAEQEDEDEEEAAGEGDPQSQDLGCQHTPQEDTPGRETPPITNGEMAPKDGTPGRGEQASEGYFSQSQEEEVPPTEELSAKAPQPVFYNKPPEIDITCWDADPLPEEEESFGGAL comes from the exons atggctggcGTCGGCTTCGCGGCGCACCGCCTGGAGCTGCTCGCCTCCTACCAGGACGTGATCGGCGAGGACAGCCCCACCGACTG GGCCCTCTACACATACGAGGATGGCTCTGATGACCTGAAGCTGGCAGCATCAGGAG GTGGAGGTTTGCTGGAGCTTTCTGGCCACTTTGAGATTCAGAAGGTGATGTATGGCTTCTGCAGCGTCAAGGacccccaggctgtgctccccAAATATGTCCTCGTCAACTGG GTGGGTGAGGATGTGCCGGATGCCCGCAAATGCGCCTGTGCCAGCCACGTAGCCAAGATTGCCGAGTTCTTCCAG GGTGTCGATGTCATTGTCAATGCCAGCAGCGTGGAGGACATTGACCCCGGGGCCATCGGGCAGCGGCTCTCCAACGGGCTGGCCCGTGTCTCCAGCCCGGTGCTGCACCGCCTGCGGCTGCGCGAGGACGAGAATGCCGAGCCCGTG ggTACCACTTACCAGAAAACCGACGCCACCGTGGAGATGAAGCGGCTCAACCGGGAGCAGTTCTGGGAACAGGCAAAG AAAGAGGAGGAATTGCGtaaggaggaagagaggaaaaaggccCTGGATGCCCGGCTGCGGTTCGAGCAGGAGCGGATGGAGCAGGAgcggctggagcaggaggagcggGAACGGCGCTACCGGGAGCGCGAGGAGCAGATCGAGGAGCACAG gaggaagcagcagagcttgGAGGCAGAGGAGGCCCGGCAGCGCCTGAAGGAGCAGTCCATTTTT GGGGACCAGCAAGAGGAGGACGACAGGCAGCAGTTTAGGAAATCGGAGTCAGAGGTGGAG GAGGCTGCTGCCATCATCGCTCAGCGGCCTGACAACCCCCGGGACTTCTTCAAGCAGCAGGAGCGGGTGGCGTCGGGCAGCAGCGATGCTGTCTCACCAGGCAGCcacaggacag GCAGCCAGTCGGACGCCTTCCGCAAGGCCTCGGCAgcgggctgcagcccctgcgAGCCCAGCCCGGCCGCCACGCCGCCGGGCGACCCGGGCACCCGCGCGCCCGCTGAACAGACGCCGGCAACGCCCAAAG agtcccccagccccagcgcaCAGGAGCCCGGGCCTGCCACGCCCGAGCAGCACTGGCCCTTCCCGGGGCCCGAGGACAAGGCCATCGAGCCCCCTGGGGACGAGCCCAGTCCCAGGCCAGTGTGGACAGAGGGGGGTGATGCCCTGGGGGACCTGGTGACCCTGGAGCCCACCGAGCCCTCCCTTCCACCCGTGGCTGACGAGCCCCAAACTGGGGAAGCCCCCAACCCTGAGAGCCTCATCGACCTGTGGCAGAGTGACGGGGTGACTCCCCCAGCTGCTTggcccctgcctgctgcccctgtccccGAGACACCCCCGGCCATGCTGCCCGAGGAGGGGGCCCTACTGAGCCTGGATGAGctgcctgagccccctgccaccTTCTGCGACGCggagcaggaggatgaggatgaggaagaggcagctggcGAGGGGGACCCCCAGTCCCAGGATCTGGGCTGCCAGCACACGCCCCAGGAAGACACCCCGGGCCGAGAGACGCCCCCCATCACCAATGGGGAGATGGCCCCCAAGGATGGGACACCGGGTCGTGGGGAGCAG GCCAGCGAGGGCTACTTCAGCCAgtcccaggaggaggaggtgccCCCCACCGAGGAGCTGTCGGCCAAAGCCCCCCAGCCCGTCTTCTACAACAAGCCCCCAG AGATCGACATCACGTGCTGGGACGCAGACCCTCTGCCCGAGGAAGAGGAGAGCTTTGGGGGGGCCCTGTAA
- the GRK6 gene encoding G protein-coupled receptor kinase 6 isoform X1, whose protein sequence is MELENIVANTVLLKAREGGGGNRKGKSKKWRQMLQFPHISLCEDLRQTLERDYHSLCEKQPIGHMLFRQFCETRPELSRCVKFLDAVAGYEVAPDEKRKECGQHLIEKYLKPNSEDHVPEVPSQLVDACCERLEQEPSKELFKECTKLIHDYLSVAPFADYLDSLYFNRFLQWKWLERQPVTKNTFRQYRVLGKGGFGEVCACQVRATGKMYACKKLEKKRIKKRKGEAMALNEKQILEKVNSRFVVSLAYAYETKDALCLVLTLMNGGDLKFHIYHMGEAGFEEPRAAFYAAEICCGLEDLHQERIVYRDLKPENILLDDHGHIRISDLGLAVHVPEGQTIKGRVGTVGYMAPEVVKNERYTFSPDWWALGCLVYEMIEGQSPFQQRKKKIKREEVERLVKEVQEEYSEKFSPCARSLCTMLLCKDPLERLGCRGAGAKEVKEHPLFKHLNFRRLEAGMLDPPFKPDPQAIYCKDVLDIEQFSTVKGVELEPTDNDFYQKFATGSVPIPWQNEMIETECFKELNVFSTDGTVPPDLDWKGQPSPQPKKGLLQRLFSRQDCCGNCSDSEEEPTRL, encoded by the exons GTGGTGGAGGAAACCGGAAAGGCAAGAGCAAGAAATGGCGCCAGATGCTGCAGTTCCCCCACATCAGCCTCTGCGAGGACCTTCGGCAAACCCTGG AGCGGGACTACCACAGCCTGTGCGAGAAGCAGCCCATCGGGCACATGCTGTTCCGGCAGTTCTGCGAGACGCGCCCCGAGCTCTCACGCTGCGTCAAGTTCCTGGATGCTGTG GCAGGGTACGAAGTGGCTCCAGATGAGAAGAGGAAGGAATGTGGGCAGCACCTGATTGAAAAGTACTTGAAGCCAAAC AGTGAGGACCACGTGCCTGAAGTTCCCTCACAACTGGTGGATGCCTGTTgtgagaggctggagcaggaacCTTCCAAGGAGCTCTTCAAGGAATGCACTAA GCTTATCCACGACTACCTGAGCGTGGCTCCCTTTGCCGACTACCTCGACAGCTTGTACTTCAACCGCTTCCTGCAGTGGAAATGGCTGGAACG GCAGCCAGTGACCAAAAACACTTTCCGCCAGTACCGTGTGCTGGGTAAGGGCGGTTTTGGAGAG GTGTGTGCCTGCCAAGTGCGTGCCACAGGGAAGATGTATGCCTGCAAGAAACTGGAGAAGAAACGGATCAAAAAGAGGAAGGGAGAAGCCATGGCCCTAAATGAAAAACAGATCCTGGAAAAAGTGAACAGTAGGTTTGTA GTGAGCTTAGCCTATGCATATGAAACTAAAGATGCTCTCTGCCTAGTGCTGACCCTCATGAATGGAGGGGACCTCAAGTTCCATATCTACCACATGGGAGAGGCTGGTTTTGAGGAGCCCCGGGCAGCTTTCTATGCTGCTGAGATCTGCTGTGGCCTGGAGGACTTGCACCAGGAGAGGATTGTGTACAG GGACCTGAAGCCAGAGAACATATTACTGGATGACCATG GTCACATCCGTATCTCAGACCTGGGACTGGCTGTGCATGTGCCAGAGGGCCAAACAATCAAGGGCCGGGTGGGGACCGTTGGCTACATGG CTCCGGAGGTGGTGAAGAATGAGCGCTACACGTTCAGCCCGGACTGgtgggctctgggctgcctggTGTACGAGATGATCGAGGGCCAGTCCCCCTTCCAGCAGCGCAAGAAGAAGATCAAGAGGGAGGAGGTGGAGCGCTTGGTGAAGGAAGTGCAGGAGGAGTACTCGGAGAAGTTCTCGCCCTGCGCCCGCTCCCTCTGCACCATG ctcctgtgcaAAGACCCCTTGGAGCGCCTGGGGTGCCGAGGAGCTGGGGCCAAGGAAGTGAAGGAACACCCTCTCTTCAAGCACCTCAACTTCAGGAGGCTGGAAGCAGGAATGCTGGACCCTCCCTTCAAGCCAGAT CCCCAGGCCATCTACTGCAAGGATGTGCTGGACATTGAGCAGTTCTCCACGGTGAAAGGGGTGGAGCTGGAGCCCACAGACAACGACTTTTACCAGAAGTTTGCTACAGGAAGTGTGCCAATTCCTTGGCAGAACGAG aTGATCGAGACAGAGTGTTTTAAGGAGCTGAATGTCTTTAGCACAGATGGCACAGTGCCCCCAGACCTGGACTGGAAAGGGcagccttctccacagcccaAAAAAGGGTTACTCCAGCGCTTGTTCAGCAGACAG GACTGTTGTGGAAACTGCAGCGACAGCGAGGAAGAGCCCACCCGGCTGTAG
- the PRR7 gene encoding proline-rich protein 7 isoform X2: MVMSQGTYTFLTCFAGFWLIWGLIVLLCCFCSYLRRRVKRQQEERLREQSLRALEMEPLHYEGYGGSPPGIAIPHRLRLEPHHHHHHPHHIPPPRPWSCRHESDLSKPPCYEEALLMAEPPPPYSEVLMDTRGLYRKINAPFLSHERLEKQEQPPSYKPLFLDAGYGSALHLPRSASPGPACPDLYLQQECSPRMFPSWTDSELSSRDTYETGPWHLPVSMPLFGRTTAV, translated from the exons ATGGTGATGTCCCAGGGCACCTACACCTTCCTCACCTGCTTCGCGGGCTTCTGGCTCATCTGGGGCCTCAtcgtgctgctgtgctgcttctgcagctaCCTGCGGCGGCGGGTGAAGCGGCAGCAGGAGGAGCGGCTGCGGGAGCAGAGCCTGCGCGCGCTGGAGATGGAGCCGCTGCACTACGAGGGTTACGGGGGCAGCCCCCCCGGCATCGCCATTCCCCACCGCCTCCGCCTTGAGCCccaccatcaccatcatcacCCCCACCACATCCCACCCCCCCGGCCCTGGAGCTGCCGGCACG AGTCAGACCTGTCAAAGCCGCCGTGCTATGAGGAGGCGCTGCTGATGGCGGAGCCCCCCCCGCCATACAGCGAGGTGCTGATGGACACGCGGGGGCTCTACCGCAAAATCAACGCCCCTTTCCTGAGCCACGAGCGGCtggagaagcaggagcagcctcccaGCTACAAACCCCTTTTCCTGGACGCCGGCTACGGTTCAGCGCTGCACCTGCCCCGCTCAGCCAGCCCCGGCCCTGCCTGCCCGGACCTCTACCTGCAGCAGGAGTGCTCCCCACGCATGTTTCCCAGCTGGACGGACTcggagctcagcagcagggacacctacGAGACGGGACCCTGGCACCTCCCGGTCTCCATGCCCCTCTTCGGCAGGACTACCGCTGTCTAA
- the PRR7 gene encoding proline-rich protein 7 isoform X1, protein MVMSQGTYTFLTCFAGFWLIWGLIVLLCCFCSYLRRRVKRQQEERLREQSLRALEMEPLHYEGYGGSPPGIAIPHRLRLEPHHHHHHPHHIPPPRPWSCRHGVRGGLCLAESDLSKPPCYEEALLMAEPPPPYSEVLMDTRGLYRKINAPFLSHERLEKQEQPPSYKPLFLDAGYGSALHLPRSASPGPACPDLYLQQECSPRMFPSWTDSELSSRDTYETGPWHLPVSMPLFGRTTAV, encoded by the exons ATGGTGATGTCCCAGGGCACCTACACCTTCCTCACCTGCTTCGCGGGCTTCTGGCTCATCTGGGGCCTCAtcgtgctgctgtgctgcttctgcagctaCCTGCGGCGGCGGGTGAAGCGGCAGCAGGAGGAGCGGCTGCGGGAGCAGAGCCTGCGCGCGCTGGAGATGGAGCCGCTGCACTACGAGGGTTACGGGGGCAGCCCCCCCGGCATCGCCATTCCCCACCGCCTCCGCCTTGAGCCccaccatcaccatcatcacCCCCACCACATCCCACCCCCCCGGCCCTGGAGCTGCCGGCACG GGGTCCGGGGGGGGCTTTGCCTTGCAGAGTCAGACCTGTCAAAGCCGCCGTGCTATGAGGAGGCGCTGCTGATGGCGGAGCCCCCCCCGCCATACAGCGAGGTGCTGATGGACACGCGGGGGCTCTACCGCAAAATCAACGCCCCTTTCCTGAGCCACGAGCGGCtggagaagcaggagcagcctcccaGCTACAAACCCCTTTTCCTGGACGCCGGCTACGGTTCAGCGCTGCACCTGCCCCGCTCAGCCAGCCCCGGCCCTGCCTGCCCGGACCTCTACCTGCAGCAGGAGTGCTCCCCACGCATGTTTCCCAGCTGGACGGACTcggagctcagcagcagggacacctacGAGACGGGACCCTGGCACCTCCCGGTCTCCATGCCCCTCTTCGGCAGGACTACCGCTGTCTAA
- the GRK6 gene encoding G protein-coupled receptor kinase 6 isoform X4 — MVARALWCLLLTGQSQVCACQVRATGKMYACKKLEKKRIKKRKGEAMALNEKQILEKVNSRFVVSLAYAYETKDALCLVLTLMNGGDLKFHIYHMGEAGFEEPRAAFYAAEICCGLEDLHQERIVYRDLKPENILLDDHGHIRISDLGLAVHVPEGQTIKGRVGTVGYMAPEVVKNERYTFSPDWWALGCLVYEMIEGQSPFQQRKKKIKREEVERLVKEVQEEYSEKFSPCARSLCTMLLCKDPLERLGCRGAGAKEVKEHPLFKHLNFRRLEAGMLDPPFKPDPQAIYCKDVLDIEQFSTVKGVELEPTDNDFYQKFATGSVPIPWQNEMIETECFKELNVFSTDGTVPPDLDWKGQPSPQPKKGLLQRLFSRQDCCGNCSDSEEEPTRL; from the exons ATGGTAGCACGAGCCCTGTGGTGCCTACTGCTAACTGGGCAGAGTCAG GTGTGTGCCTGCCAAGTGCGTGCCACAGGGAAGATGTATGCCTGCAAGAAACTGGAGAAGAAACGGATCAAAAAGAGGAAGGGAGAAGCCATGGCCCTAAATGAAAAACAGATCCTGGAAAAAGTGAACAGTAGGTTTGTA GTGAGCTTAGCCTATGCATATGAAACTAAAGATGCTCTCTGCCTAGTGCTGACCCTCATGAATGGAGGGGACCTCAAGTTCCATATCTACCACATGGGAGAGGCTGGTTTTGAGGAGCCCCGGGCAGCTTTCTATGCTGCTGAGATCTGCTGTGGCCTGGAGGACTTGCACCAGGAGAGGATTGTGTACAG GGACCTGAAGCCAGAGAACATATTACTGGATGACCATG GTCACATCCGTATCTCAGACCTGGGACTGGCTGTGCATGTGCCAGAGGGCCAAACAATCAAGGGCCGGGTGGGGACCGTTGGCTACATGG CTCCGGAGGTGGTGAAGAATGAGCGCTACACGTTCAGCCCGGACTGgtgggctctgggctgcctggTGTACGAGATGATCGAGGGCCAGTCCCCCTTCCAGCAGCGCAAGAAGAAGATCAAGAGGGAGGAGGTGGAGCGCTTGGTGAAGGAAGTGCAGGAGGAGTACTCGGAGAAGTTCTCGCCCTGCGCCCGCTCCCTCTGCACCATG ctcctgtgcaAAGACCCCTTGGAGCGCCTGGGGTGCCGAGGAGCTGGGGCCAAGGAAGTGAAGGAACACCCTCTCTTCAAGCACCTCAACTTCAGGAGGCTGGAAGCAGGAATGCTGGACCCTCCCTTCAAGCCAGAT CCCCAGGCCATCTACTGCAAGGATGTGCTGGACATTGAGCAGTTCTCCACGGTGAAAGGGGTGGAGCTGGAGCCCACAGACAACGACTTTTACCAGAAGTTTGCTACAGGAAGTGTGCCAATTCCTTGGCAGAACGAG aTGATCGAGACAGAGTGTTTTAAGGAGCTGAATGTCTTTAGCACAGATGGCACAGTGCCCCCAGACCTGGACTGGAAAGGGcagccttctccacagcccaAAAAAGGGTTACTCCAGCGCTTGTTCAGCAGACAG GACTGTTGTGGAAACTGCAGCGACAGCGAGGAAGAGCCCACCCGGCTGTAG
- the GRK6 gene encoding G protein-coupled receptor kinase 6 isoform X3, which translates to MAPDAAVPPHQPLRGPSANPGAGLPQPVREAAHRAHAVPAVLRDAPRALTLRQVPGCCGYEVAPDEKRKECGQHLIEKYLKPNSEDHVPEVPSQLVDACCERLEQEPSKELFKECTKLIHDYLSVAPFADYLDSLYFNRFLQWKWLERQPVTKNTFRQYRVLGKGGFGEVCACQVRATGKMYACKKLEKKRIKKRKGEAMALNEKQILEKVNSRFVVSLAYAYETKDALCLVLTLMNGGDLKFHIYHMGEAGFEEPRAAFYAAEICCGLEDLHQERIVYRDLKPENILLDDHGHIRISDLGLAVHVPEGQTIKGRVGTVGYMAPEVVKNERYTFSPDWWALGCLVYEMIEGQSPFQQRKKKIKREEVERLVKEVQEEYSEKFSPCARSLCTMLLCKDPLERLGCRGAGAKEVKEHPLFKHLNFRRLEAGMLDPPFKPDPQAIYCKDVLDIEQFSTVKGVELEPTDNDFYQKFATGSVPIPWQNEMIETECFKELNVFSTDGTVPPDLDWKGQPSPQPKKGLLQRLFSRQDCCGNCSDSEEEPTRL; encoded by the exons ATGGCGCCAGATGCTGCAGTTCCCCCACATCAGCCTCTGCGAGGACCTTCGGCAAACCCTGG AGCGGGACTACCACAGCCTGTGCGAGAAGCAGCCCATCGGGCACATGCTGTTCCGGCAGTTCTGCGAGACGCGCCCCGAGCTCTCACGCTGCGTCAAGTTCCTGGATGCTGTG GGTACGAAGTGGCTCCAGATGAGAAGAGGAAGGAATGTGGGCAGCACCTGATTGAAAAGTACTTGAAGCCAAAC AGTGAGGACCACGTGCCTGAAGTTCCCTCACAACTGGTGGATGCCTGTTgtgagaggctggagcaggaacCTTCCAAGGAGCTCTTCAAGGAATGCACTAA GCTTATCCACGACTACCTGAGCGTGGCTCCCTTTGCCGACTACCTCGACAGCTTGTACTTCAACCGCTTCCTGCAGTGGAAATGGCTGGAACG GCAGCCAGTGACCAAAAACACTTTCCGCCAGTACCGTGTGCTGGGTAAGGGCGGTTTTGGAGAG GTGTGTGCCTGCCAAGTGCGTGCCACAGGGAAGATGTATGCCTGCAAGAAACTGGAGAAGAAACGGATCAAAAAGAGGAAGGGAGAAGCCATGGCCCTAAATGAAAAACAGATCCTGGAAAAAGTGAACAGTAGGTTTGTA GTGAGCTTAGCCTATGCATATGAAACTAAAGATGCTCTCTGCCTAGTGCTGACCCTCATGAATGGAGGGGACCTCAAGTTCCATATCTACCACATGGGAGAGGCTGGTTTTGAGGAGCCCCGGGCAGCTTTCTATGCTGCTGAGATCTGCTGTGGCCTGGAGGACTTGCACCAGGAGAGGATTGTGTACAG GGACCTGAAGCCAGAGAACATATTACTGGATGACCATG GTCACATCCGTATCTCAGACCTGGGACTGGCTGTGCATGTGCCAGAGGGCCAAACAATCAAGGGCCGGGTGGGGACCGTTGGCTACATGG CTCCGGAGGTGGTGAAGAATGAGCGCTACACGTTCAGCCCGGACTGgtgggctctgggctgcctggTGTACGAGATGATCGAGGGCCAGTCCCCCTTCCAGCAGCGCAAGAAGAAGATCAAGAGGGAGGAGGTGGAGCGCTTGGTGAAGGAAGTGCAGGAGGAGTACTCGGAGAAGTTCTCGCCCTGCGCCCGCTCCCTCTGCACCATG ctcctgtgcaAAGACCCCTTGGAGCGCCTGGGGTGCCGAGGAGCTGGGGCCAAGGAAGTGAAGGAACACCCTCTCTTCAAGCACCTCAACTTCAGGAGGCTGGAAGCAGGAATGCTGGACCCTCCCTTCAAGCCAGAT CCCCAGGCCATCTACTGCAAGGATGTGCTGGACATTGAGCAGTTCTCCACGGTGAAAGGGGTGGAGCTGGAGCCCACAGACAACGACTTTTACCAGAAGTTTGCTACAGGAAGTGTGCCAATTCCTTGGCAGAACGAG aTGATCGAGACAGAGTGTTTTAAGGAGCTGAATGTCTTTAGCACAGATGGCACAGTGCCCCCAGACCTGGACTGGAAAGGGcagccttctccacagcccaAAAAAGGGTTACTCCAGCGCTTGTTCAGCAGACAG GACTGTTGTGGAAACTGCAGCGACAGCGAGGAAGAGCCCACCCGGCTGTAG